A genomic window from Litoreibacter janthinus includes:
- the meaB gene encoding methylmalonyl Co-A mutase-associated GTPase MeaB, producing the protein MAAKIRSGDRRALARAITLVESARDDHRTQALALIDALRVDAPQALRIGLSGTPGVGKSTFIEGFGLHLTAQGLRVAVLAVDPSSTRSGGSILGDKTRMDLLSRDPKAFIRPSPSQSHLGGVARRTREAVTLCEAAGFDVVLIETVGVGQSETMVAEMSDLFILLLAPAGGDELQGVKRGIMEIADLILVNKADGDLKPAATRTQADYAGALRLLRKRSQDPDGFPKARIVSALTGLGLDEAWQDMQALRDWRKEHGHWETRRKAQGVHWFEEAVKAGLLARISADREASADMQALATKVAEGTLSPDRAAAEMLASLS; encoded by the coding sequence ATGGCCGCAAAGATACGGTCGGGAGACAGGCGCGCCTTGGCGCGCGCGATAACGTTGGTAGAAAGTGCGCGTGACGATCACCGCACGCAGGCGTTGGCCCTGATTGACGCGCTACGCGTTGATGCGCCGCAAGCCTTGCGGATCGGGCTGTCGGGAACCCCGGGAGTCGGAAAATCTACGTTCATCGAAGGGTTTGGGCTGCATCTGACCGCACAGGGACTTCGGGTGGCAGTGTTGGCAGTGGACCCCAGTTCTACCAGATCGGGCGGGTCGATCTTGGGGGACAAAACCCGAATGGATCTTCTGTCGCGTGATCCCAAAGCGTTTATTCGACCTTCTCCCTCGCAATCCCATCTGGGCGGCGTGGCGCGGCGAACGCGCGAGGCTGTGACGCTGTGCGAGGCCGCTGGCTTTGACGTGGTTCTGATTGAAACCGTGGGGGTCGGGCAATCGGAAACCATGGTGGCCGAGATGTCCGACCTGTTCATTCTTTTGCTCGCTCCCGCCGGTGGGGACGAGTTGCAGGGGGTCAAACGCGGTATCATGGAAATCGCCGACCTTATTTTGGTGAACAAGGCCGACGGCGATCTGAAGCCCGCGGCGACCCGCACACAGGCCGACTATGCAGGGGCGCTGCGCTTGCTGCGGAAGCGTTCTCAAGATCCAGACGGATTTCCAAAGGCGCGGATCGTCTCGGCCTTGACGGGGCTGGGGCTGGATGAAGCTTGGCAAGACATGCAAGCCCTGCGCGACTGGCGCAAAGAGCACGGGCATTGGGAAACCCGCCGCAAAGCGCAGGGCGTTCACTGGTTTGAGGAGGCGGTAAAGGCAGGGCTGCTGGCCAGGATCAGCGCCGATCGCGAAGCCAGCGCTGACATGCAGGCCCTTGCAACGAAGGTGGCAGAGGGCACGCTTTCGCCGGATCGCGCGGCGGCAGAAATGCTGGCCTCTTTGTCTTAG
- a CDS encoding DUF3108 domain-containing protein, whose translation MKQFLKVLGICALPLSMAAPQIAAASGTTDAKFSVSIRGLTAGSLTIKGKEAGNSYNASGVLQSGGLVGLVAKVKYTASSSGSVSGSNFSPTRYDEKADTGKRKSSASITYKGGIPMVSDFTPGPNTVQPSTQKGTVDPMTALYAAFRDVDAAEVCKLNVKMYDGKRRSQVKLATPRAEGDMIKCDGEYRRLAGFSAEDMAEKSRFPFNLFYAKTAEGRYRVEKVVTQTLYGNAVMKRK comes from the coding sequence ATGAAACAGTTCCTTAAGGTTTTGGGCATTTGCGCCCTGCCCCTTTCGATGGCAGCACCACAAATTGCGGCGGCAAGCGGCACAACCGATGCGAAGTTTTCTGTCTCGATCCGCGGGCTGACTGCTGGATCGCTGACCATCAAAGGCAAAGAGGCCGGAAACTCCTATAACGCGTCAGGCGTGCTACAAAGTGGGGGGCTTGTTGGTTTGGTGGCCAAGGTAAAATACACCGCGTCTTCCAGCGGGTCGGTTTCGGGGAGCAACTTCAGCCCGACGCGATATGACGAAAAGGCGGACACCGGCAAGCGCAAGTCATCAGCGTCTATTACCTACAAGGGCGGCATTCCGATGGTGTCCGACTTCACGCCGGGTCCGAACACGGTCCAGCCTTCGACCCAGAAAGGCACCGTCGACCCGATGACGGCGCTCTATGCTGCGTTTCGCGACGTGGACGCGGCGGAGGTCTGTAAACTGAACGTTAAAATGTATGACGGCAAGCGTCGGTCTCAGGTGAAACTGGCAACGCCCCGCGCCGAGGGCGATATGATCAAATGCGACGGTGAATACCGCCGACTCGCAGGGTTTTCGGCCGAGGATATGGCAGAGAAGTCGCGCTTTCCGTTCAACCTGTTCTACGCCAAGACGGCAGAAGGTCGATATCGGGTTGAGAAAGTCGTAACCCAGACTCTTTATGGCAACGCGGTGATGAAGCGGAAATAG